In the genome of Asterias amurensis chromosome 16, ASM3211899v1, one region contains:
- the LOC139948590 gene encoding uncharacterized protein, giving the protein MPRKRRNKKDPLAKKIDFDKEPDVPSKIVNACGPNGTSPSENDQEVFGPEADAALPTASSDPPSNAENVPTDFSHRDRWRFGRSYGVTAEEADDDDSSRGFLVVLSTFVCLFFLIMLVQWIKTEGYHFLLTWYWKLWDTEDEDGENQQDNFSTYIGLSSLSFVWSLLLSVLLGVSCLLFSWSITYQDSLQPGQFPPTPVSPKKFRKKSGHRFHSSYLMALVNGLAVFALSAWWLCT; this is encoded by the exons ATGCCTCGAAAAcgaagaaataaaaaagatcCGCTTGCCAAGAAAATAGACTTCGATAAAGAGCCAGATGTTCCTTCGAAAATTGTGAACGCCTGTGGCCCGAACGGCACTTCTCCGAGTGAAAATGACCAAGAAGTCTTCGGTCCGGAAGCAGACGCCGCCCTGCCCACCGCTTCATCAGACCCGCCGAGCAACGCTGAGAATGTACCCACGGATTTTTCCCACCGTGACCGCTGGAGGTTCGGTCGGTCGTACGGTGTGACGGCAGAAGAAGCGGACGATGACGACTCATCGAGAGGATTTCTCGTGGTTCTGTCCACTTTCGTTTGCCTGTTCTTCTTAATTATGCTTGTTCAGTGGATTAAAACGGAAG GATACCATTTTCTTTTGACGTGGTACTGGAAACTATGGGACACCGAGGACGAAGATGGGGAAAATCAGCAAGACAATTTCTCAACTTACATTGGTTTATCTTCGCTTA GTTTTGTGTGGTCATTACTTCTGTCTGTCCTTCTCGGAGTGTCTTGTTTGCTCTTCTCCTGGAGTATTACGTACCAAGACTCTCTCCAACCGGGACAGTTTCCTCCTACTCCTGTCTCACCCAAGAAGTTCAG GAAGAAGTCTGGACACCGGTTCCACTCCAGCTACTTGATGGCCTTGGTGAATGGGCTGGCAGTATTTGCGCTGTCGGCATGGTGGCTCTGCACATAA